TGAGATCccctgagccagcagcatgggGGGATGTGTTTCTCCATCCAACGATGGGGTGGTCCCATATGGACCTGCCTGCACGCAGCGAGCTCTCATGATGAGCGAAGCTGCCAACGCTTCCCTTGTTCCCAGCACACCCGTTTTTAATGAGAACCAGCACATTCACAAGGCAGGCTGGAGGCTGCCAGAGAAATGCTGGGCCACGTCCCTGGCAGGGTTGTGGAGACAGCCCCATagcctggcagtgctggggggcaggaggggaaggcagcagcatggggagcagccagggaagggTTTGGGAGCTttcccatcccagtgtcccGTCCTTTCTGTGTGGGTGCAGCAAAGTCTCCTCCTGCAGTCACAGGCTCCAGCAAAGGGATGTGCTGCAGTGACTCGGTCCAGCGAGGAAAAGAGGAGCTAGCCATGGCTTGGGATGGAGACTCCAATGCTGAAGGTGATGGGAAAGGTCCCACTGTCCCAGGAAGGGGCCTGCGAATAGTCCTCTGCTGAGCAGAGCCTGTGCTAGAAGGACTGGCCATAGGTGTTGGAGCAGTACTCCAGGTAGTCAAACTCCTTGATGGGGAATGTCACAGCGCTCCATTTCTTGTACCTCCTCTTCTCAGCTGGTGTCTCCACCACGAAGTTCTTGATGCAGAGGATGGGCAGCTTCACCTGCCGGTAGAGCATCTCCATTCCCCAGTCCTGTGTGGGCAGGAAGGGGACCATCACACAGCCGGCAGCGCCTTGCTCCTGGGGTACATCCCCTCCGGGGACAGTGGCCCGTGTCCACATCCCACATGTGCAGCACACATCACAGGCATGTGCAGAAGGGACACGTGGCTCCATCCCTCAGGAGCTGGGGTACAAGCACGGCCCCCGCTGCCCCTCCAGCTTCCATGGGATTGCAGCACTCACCTGGCTGCACCCACTACATGCGATGCGGCAGCCGGGCTCCCAGTCCTTGAAAGCCCTCTGGAACTGGATTTTCCCTGAGGAAACTCTGTAAAACAACCTGCAAGGAAAGGGCCGAAAGACACCCTCAAGACAACGATCCAGGGGACAGAAACAGGCAGCCACATGTGCTCCTGTAGTCACACGATCTCCGAAACCCTCCTGGACTGGTGTCCCCCAaaaggagctggcagcagggtCCTGCCCATCCTGGATggggggagcagcagctcatcCCTACCAGCACCCAGCTCCTACCCGAAGTTGGGGTTGATGTTGACGTGGTGTATGCCCTCCACGGTGCGGATGTCGCTGCCGCGGCACACCGCTGCGCTGCAGTTGACGCAGTAAAGGTGAACAGCATCCgggttgtgctgctgctgcctctcgTTGATCCTGGCCTCCTTCATCAGCCAGCTGGCAACggcagcctcctgcagctctctgaTCTGCAGAGGACAGGGGAGGGCAGGGTCAGTGTGGGGCTATGGGCACAGGCAGCGAGACACACGGCTGTGGAGAGATGCAGGGTCCTGGAGAGCAcgaggagcagggcaggacaggCACGCACTGCTCCATGCACCTCACCCTACCGCCTCccaagggaagagcaggacaCCAAAACCAGGGCACAGGGGGCTGTGCGCAAGCAGCAgacacaggcaggagctgcctgtccctcctgctgctcagggcagcGCCCAGCACGCACCTTGAGGCGGTATTCCTGCTCTGGCATGGCTTGCACCGCTCTGATTGCCATCCCCATCAGCTCCACGAGCTCCTCGTTGAGCAGCTCGCGGGAGATCTCTCTGCTGTTGGCTTTGGCAAGGACAAAGTAGACGCTGTTCTCAGCACGGGCACGGCCCCGAGCCTGCAGCAGAAGGGCCAAATGCTGCAGTCGGCAGTGGAGGGACACGGCTGGACTTCCCCTTACCCCCGAGTGTCCCCCCACGGGGTCAGGTAGAGCATCCGGAGGCAGCCCGCGCAGGTACCTGCATCATGGCGATCTCGTTGGTCATCAGCCCGTAGCGGACCACGATGTTGCACTCGGGGATATCCAGGCCCTCCTCGGCCACGCTGGTGGAGAAGAGCAGGTTGAGGGTTCCATTGCGGAACAGCTTGATCACGTCCTGCTGCTCGTtctggggggagaggggggtgATGCTTCAGCAGCTGCGCAGGGCTCcgagccccagcagcacccacagagGGGTCGGTCCCATCCTTCCCACCCTCTGCTCACCTGCGTCATGGGCCTGGTCTGGTTGCTGTAGCCGGCGCCAGTGAGGACGGCAGCACGGATGTGCGGCCCGCGGAGCGCGGCCGTGTCCTGCAGCCAGCTGAGCAGGCTGTGCGCGCTCTGACGGGTCGTGGTGAACACGATGCCGCGAGAGGCACCCAGGGGCTGGAAGTGCTCCCGCAGGATCTCCTCCAGCTTGTCCAGCCTGGGGTTCTCATAGCGCCGGTCCCCAGCAAGCGCCTGCAGGGTCGCCCTGTTCTCTGCACAGGCGAGCATGGTGTCAGGGCGGCACATCAACCCCAAATGCAGCAGCAACCCCCCTCCAGACCCCTCCATCACCCTCAAACGTGGTGCTGAGGAACTGCTCGGTGGGGTCCTTCATGTCCCTCTGGCTAGCG
The Strigops habroptila isolate Jane chromosome 19, bStrHab1.2.pri, whole genome shotgun sequence DNA segment above includes these coding regions:
- the DHX58 gene encoding probable ATP-dependent RNA helicase DHX58; this translates as MELRGYQRDAVAPALSGRNCIVWLPTGAGKTRAAVHVCRRHLESRRGGRVAVLVNKVHLVEQHAKKEFHVLQDAFRVTAISGDNSHKVFFTSVVRQSDVVICTAQILQNALVSTEEDTRLELTDFSLLVIDECHHTHKEAVYNKIMLNYLQRKLSGQQDLPQVLGLTASPGTGGATSFEGAVNHILQICANLDTETITSVQEEAQHVQSLVPQPRKQYDLCQERAQDPFGERLKKVMEQIQQYMDIPNLPRDFGTQVYEQRIVELENRAAETLCRRTRVCALHLRKYNDALLINDTVRMVDAFQCLQQFYASQRDMKDPTEQFLSTTFEENRATLQALAGDRRYENPRLDKLEEILREHFQPLGASRGIVFTTTRQSAHSLLSWLQDTAALRGPHIRAAVLTGAGYSNQTRPMTQNEQQDVIKLFRNGTLNLLFSTSVAEEGLDIPECNIVVRYGLMTNEIAMMQARGRARAENSVYFVLAKANSREISRELLNEELVELMGMAIRAVQAMPEQEYRLKIRELQEAAVASWLMKEARINERQQQHNPDAVHLYCVNCSAAVCRGSDIRTVEGIHHVNINPNFGLFYRVSSGKIQFQRAFKDWEPGCRIACSGCSQDWGMEMLYRQVKLPILCIKNFVVETPAEKRRYKKWSAVTFPIKEFDYLEYCSNTYGQSF